The DNA region CCGAAGCAGGGTCTTGATCCGGCCGCCGAGCACGACGCTACCGGCGCCGATGATGATCGCCCATAGCACCACCAGTCCGAAGTAGAAGGCACTGACGAACTTTCCGTAGGTCACGAGAACCCCGAGCCCCTGCGTGGTGACGACAGCGGCCATGGCGGCGAACACGCCGACCGGCGCGAACCGCATGACGTAATCGGTGAACTTCAGCATCACGGGAACGATCTGATCGATCGACTTCGCGACATCGGGGGCGAGCGTTGCCTTGACGGCGCTCAGCGCGAAGCCGAAGAACATCGAGAAAACGAGAATCTGCAGCACTTCGTTTCCTGCCATCGCCTGGACGACGCTGACCGGGAAGACGTGGGCGGCGAAGTCCTTGATGTTCAGGCTGCTGGTCTGGACGTTGGTCGTGGTATTCGCCTCGGGCAGCGCAAGACCGAGCCCGTGGCCCGGCTGCAGCAGGTTTGCGAGCACGAGCCCGACCAAGAGCGATACCAGCGACGCGATGATGAACCAGGCCAGCGACTTGATGGCGATGCGCCCGACGGCACCGCCGCTTGCACCCAAGCTGGATATTCCGGAGACGATGGTGGCGAACACCAATGGCGCGATGATCATCTTGATCATGCGCAGGAAGATATCCGACAGGATGGCGAAATAGCCGGCAATCGCCTTGGCCTGTTCCGGGCTCGCGAGTGTATTGCACGCGTAACCTGCGGCGATGCCGAGCACCAGGCTGACCATGATGGCGCGGGTCAGCCGGTTCGGATTTTGAGTCTTGCTGACTGCCTGCATGACACGATCCTTCGCGCCACCTTGGATTTGCAGCATCCGAGCTGTGGCGCCTTGGGCGTCTCGGGATGCCGCTTCGGAGAAGCTAGAAGCGCACGGCGGCTACCCGAGCTTGGACAAGACGGCCGTGCGGGCCTGGACGGACGGCGCATTGCGCGCGCGGATGGCCTCGATCAGCCGGTCGATGTCGGCCTTGGTGTTGAACATGCCGAGCGACACCCTGATGCCGTCGCGCTCGGGTGAGACACGGATGCCGTTCTGCGTGAAATAGTCGAGCCAGTCGGTTGCCGGCAATGCAATGACATAGATGTGCGGCGCCCGGTGCTGCCGCTCGCGGGGGCCGACCAGGCCGACGTCGAGCCGATCGAGATGATCGATCAGATAGTCGCCGAGATCGAAGCAGTGGCGCTGAATGTTCTCGATACCGACCGCGTCGATGAAATCGATCGCCGCGCCGAGGCCATGGACCGCCGGAAGGTTGAAGTTGCCGAGTTCGAACCGGCTCGCCGTCGCCGGCAGGGCCATGTTGTCCGGGCTGGCAATGAAATCCTGCGGCGGTTCGGCAAGGCTGGCGGCCGCCAGATAGGCCGGCTCCAGCTCAGTCCGCATCGCGTCCCAGTAGAGCAGACCGAGCCCTTGCGGGACCAGCAGCCCCTTGTGCGTGCCGGATCCGATAAAGGTGGCCTTCACGGCCTTGGCGTCGATCGGCACCACGCCGATGCCCTGCATCGCATCCACGATGAAGTAAAGCAAATGTTGCGCGCAGAGTTCGCCGACGCTTTCGACGTCGAACCGGTGTCCGGCATGGAACGTGACATGCGACATCGAGATCGCACGCGTCTTGTCGTCGATATGCGGCCGGAAGCTCTCGGCGTCCACTACCTCGGTCATCGGGATGAAGACGATCTCGACACCTTTCTTCCGCAGGTTGAGGAAAGCGTAGGCGTTGTTGGGATGATCGCCATGGATCATCAGAACCTTGTCGCCGGCACGAAGCGGCAGTGCGTTGGCCGCGATGTTCATGCTCTCGGACGTGTTCTTGGTGAATGCGATTTCGTTCGGCTTGGCGCCCAGCAGGGTCGCGACCTTGCCGCGCGTCTCTTCGAGACGGTTGAGCCAGATCTGTTTGGGACCGGCAGTCTCGAAGCCCTCGCACAGAAACCGCTCATAGGCTTCCTTCACGGGACGGGAGAGCGGCGTCTGAAAACCGCTGTCGAGATAGACGACGTGCTCGGCGGCCGGAAACGCCTTGCGAACGGCGGCGACGTCGTAATGCTGGCTCATGATCGCTCCAGTCAATTGGGCACGGCGAGGCCTTCCGCCGGATGGCCCGGCGGCAGTTTGAACAGTCAGGCGTTGGCGACGTGGACTTGCAGAGAGCTGGCCGTACATCCGGCCAAGCTCTGATCTGCCGGAGGGTACACAAAGCTTGCGCGAAATCGAGATGTCTATTCGAAAAACGAGAGCATTTATTCCGAAAATTGAGAATCAACTAGATCGTCGTCATGATCCTGCAAGATCGTCTGCGACAGCAGGGACGCTGCTTCCTGGAGCGGCGCAATGAAGGCATCGAGGCCTGCAAAGCCGACGCGTGCGGCGGGAACGGACACGCCAAGGCAGGCGATCAAGTCACCCTCCGGGGAGACGATCGGCACGGCGCATCCCACCACGCCGCGAACGAACTCCTCATTCGTCTTGGCCCAGCCCCTGTGCCGCGTCTCTTCGAGCAGCGCCAACAACGCCTCGGGATCATCCACCGTGGTCGGGGTGAAACGGACGAGCGGGAGTGAACGGACCAGTCGTTGCCGGACCTTGATCGGCAACCGGCTCATGTAGATCTTGCCGGTCGAGGTGCAGTGCAATGGCGCGGCTTCGCCCGGATTGAACTGCAAGCCTTGATGCTGCTTGGATCGCACGCTGTCGACATAGACCACGACATTGTCGCGGACCACGCCGATCTCGCACTGTTCGCCGATGCGATCGGCCACGGCACTCAGGACCGCGTGGCGCCGCACGGTCCGGAATGCGGCGCCGATCGTCTTCGCCGCCAGCGTGACCAGTCTGCTGCCCACGGTGTAGCGCTTCGTCCCGAGGGCCTTCTGGATCAGCCCCCGGCTTTCGAGATTGCCGATCAGGCGGTGCGCGGTCGGTAGCGGCAGATCGAGCGCTGTGGCGATCTCGGCGGCCGTGAGCGCCTTCTTCTGCTCGGCGACGAAGGTCAGGATCGCGATGGCGCGATCCAGAGGTCCGTCATTGGCATTTTCGGGTTGCTTGGCCACAAGGCATTTCTATGGGAAGCCCTGCCTGCGCGTCCAGAGCGGTGCCCTCAATTCCCCTTCGGCGTCAGCATCCGGCCTTCGATCTTCGGCAGATCGTCGGTCGACGCCGACTTGTCACCGCCTGCCCTGCGCGCGAGCTCGACCGTCAGCCGTTCGGCGGCTTCCGGGTTCATCAGGCCCAGGATATCGGACATCTTGCGCGGCTGGATCTGCGAGGCGATCTGGTAAAGCACGCCCATGTCGAGGCGGTCGAACACCTTGGCGGCGTCCTTCGGCTTCATGTTCTCGTACATCGTGACGATGCCCTTGAAGCGGGCGGCCTCGGCGGCGGCCTGGGCCTGCGCGTCGGCGGTCGCCTTGGCATCGTTGGCCTTGGCCTCCTCGACCTTGGCCGAGATGCGCTTCTCGGCGGCCTTCAACAGGCTCTCGCGGATCTCGACCTCGCGCGCGCGCTGCTCGAGCTCCTGGCGGCGCGCCTGCAGCCGTTCCAGGATCGCGCGCTCGGAGGCCGACACCGGCGCGGGCTGATCCAGATTGACCACGACGCCATCGGGCTTGGCGGCCTCGGCCGCGGGAGCCGCCGGCTTCGGCGCCTCCTCCTTCTTCGCGTCCTTTTCCTTGTCCTTGCCCTCGACCGAGCCGGTGATGTCGCCGGGATCGCCCTTGGCCCTACTGTCGACGGCCTTGCTGCCGCCGGGGAAGTTGAAATTCTCCTGCGCCCAAGAAGGACCAGGCGGACCCGCCGGCCCGGCGGCCTGCGCCTCGCCGCCGAACACATAGCCGCCGTCGAGCACGAGGCCCGCAACCTTCAGCACCATCAGGCCGAAGATCGCAACCAGCACAACCGGAATAACTCTGATGTCACGAAGCAACTTCATGCAGCGAGGCCGTTGGCCCTCCGGCGTTCGGTGAAGGCCTCAGCCGCCGCGGCCACAGCGCGGGCAGCGGAGACCCTGGGTGCCGGAGCCACCGGCACAGGTGCCGGCACCGGCGCCGCGGCGACGGGTTCGGAGGGCCGCGCGGCGAGCGCGATCTTGGACAGGCGGCGCACCACGTGATCGCCCTCGAGCAACTGGTTCTTCAGATGCGCGGTCATCTGGGTTGCCGCCTCGAGCTGGTTGCCGAGGTTCTCGTTGACGTCGCGCACCGCGTGCTTCAGCCCGCCGATCGCGCGCTCGGCGATCTCTGTCGCGGTGATCAATTCGGCGATCGTCGCCTTCAGCGAATGCTCGTCCGCCTTCAGCCGCTGCAGGCGCTTGTTGAGCAGCCAGCAATAGCCGATCGTCAGCATCAGCAGCACGGCCACCAGACTCTCTATCGCCAGTCCCAGCACATGACTCATGGTGCCTCCATCATCTTGGTCTGCTCGTCCGCCTTCTCGAACATCGCGAAGGTGGTTTGCGGCTTGCGCAAATTCTTGGTGACGCGGATCGCGACGCGGTCGCCGACCCGGCCCATCCGGCCTTCGGTCAGGGTGACATTGCCGCAACGGACCGAGACCAGCGCGTCGGCGCCGATCTCGAGCGGCAGCGTGTCGCCGACCTTGAGCTTCATCAGCTGCTTCAGCGGGATGTCGGCCTCGTAGAGCACCGCGTCGACCGCAATCTCGGCCTGCGCCACTTCCGTGGCGAAGTGGCCTTCCCAGATCGGGTCGCGGCCGAATTTCTCGCCCATGAACATCTGCAACAGCACGTTGCGGATCGGTTCGATGGTGGCGTAGGGCAGCAGCAATTCGACATTGCCGCCGCGGTCTTCCATGTCGATGCGCAACCGCACCAGGATCGCGGCGTTGGCGGGCCGCGAGATCGCGGCGAAGCGCGGATTGGTCTCGAGCCGGTCGATCGTGAAGGTCACCGGCGACAGCGGCCGGAACGCCTGCTCGGCATCGGCCAGCACCACCTCGACCAGCCGCTTCACCAGATTGGTCTCGATCGTGGTGTAGGGCCGGCCCTCGATGCGCAGCTGGGTCTGGCCGCGACGGCCGCCGAGCAGCACGTCGATCATCGAATAGATCAGGCTGGAATCGACGGTGGCGAGCCCGAAGTTCTCCCACTCCTCGGCCTTGAACACCGAGAGCACCGCGGGCAGCGGGATCGAGTTCATGTAGTCGCCGAAGCGAACCGAGGTGATGCGGTCGAGCGAGACCTCGACGTTGTCGGAGGTGAAATTGCGCAAGGAGGTGGTCATCAACCGCACCAGGCGGTCGAACACGATCTCGAGCATCGGCAGACGCTCGTAGGACACCATCGCGGAATCGATGATGGCGCGGATGCCGGAATTGTCGTCGAGATTGACGTCGCCGACCGTGAAGCCGAGCAGGTTGTCGATCTCCTCCTGCGACAGCACGCGCTCGCCATTGGCGTTCTTGCCGCCGAAGTCACGGCTGCCGTCCTCGACCATGGCCGCCCATTGCAGCGACATGCTCTCGGTGAGCTCGTTCTTGGCAGCTTCCGCCGCGGCCGCCGCGGGATCCTCGGAATCGAGCGAGGCTTCCCACTGCGCCGCAATGGCGTCCTGGTCCATCTGGTCGTTGCCGGCCATGGCTTTACATCCACCCCGTCACTGGATCACGACTTCCTTGAACAGCACCGCGTTCACCTGGTTGGGTGCGAGCGCGAGATTGACCCGCTTGGTCAGCTCTTCCTTGAGGCGGAACAAACCGGCCGAGCCGTTGAGGTCGCTCGGGCGCAGCTCGCGCATGTAGGTCTGGAACAGGTCGGTGACCCGCGGCAGCGCCGGCTTGATGGCCTCGGCCTGCTTCTCTTCCTTGACCTCGAGCACGAGCTTCAGCTTGAGATATTGCACGCGCTCGCCGGGTGCGCCGACCAGATTGACCAGCATGTCCGGGATATCGACGAAGGACGGCGGCTTCGGCGGCGGCGCCGCCTCCGCGTGCTGCTCGTCGCCATGGCCGCGCATGAAGAAGAACCAGCCCGCGCCGCCGCCGACCACGACGAGGATACCCACCGCGGCAATGATCAGCTTCAGCTTGCTCTTTTTTGGAGCCGGCGCTGCGCCCTCGCCTTCCGTCTTGTCCCCGTCCGCCATCGTCCGCCCGCTTCACCCTGAGAGGGATGCGAACGCGATTGCCACCAGCCTTGGCTTTAAGACGCGATACAAATGCCGCCGGCGCACACGCGCCCCAATGACGTCAACGCTACGGTAACAATGGTTAACGGAAACTTAGGATTACCCTTCAAGTAGGAAAAAACTGCCGGGCAAACATGGTCAACAAGACCTTTCTGCCGCCCCTCGGATCGCCCGGCCAAACACCTAATCCTTTCAGATATCTGCATATTCCGGTTTGGCACGGCTTTCGCTGAGGAGACGGCGTGACCTTGCGGGCTTGGGAGAGCCCGAGAGGTGACCGACGGTCCGACGTGAAGGCTTGGGAGAGCCGAAGCATCGGACCACCTCACAGGGGAGAACCACCGATGCAGAACACCCTTCTGGTCGGACTATCGAAGCAGATGGTGCTGGAGCGGCAGATCGATGTCGTCGCCAACAACATCGCCAACATGAACACCAACGGCTACAAGGCCGACCGGTCGCTGTTCCAGGAATATCTGGCCTCGAACGCGCATGAGGACAATTTCGTGTCCGCCGACCGCCGCGTGTCCTTTGTGCAGGACCGCGCGACCTACCGCGATCTGTCGCAGGGCCCGACCGAAGAGACCAAGAACCCGCTCGACGTCGCGATCGACGGCGCCGGCTATCTGGTGGTGCAGACCCCCGCCGGCGAGCGCTACACCCGCGACGGCAATCTGCAGATCAACAACCGCGGCCAGCTCGTCACCTCGGACGGCTACCAGGTGCTCGGCGATTCCGGCCCGATCGTGTTCCAGCAGACCGACCACGACATCAACATCGCCGCCGACGGCTATGTCTCGGTGCTCGAGGGCACCGCCACCCTCGACTCGGTGCGCGGCAAGCTGCGCCTGGTGTCGTTCGCGCAGGCGCAACGCCTGCTGAAAGAGGGCTCCAACCTCTATTCGCAGGGCGAAGGCAACGCGCCGGTCGCCGACACCAAGTCGTCGCTGCGCCAGGGCTTCATCGAGAAGTCGAACGTCAATTCCGTCACCGAGATGAGCCGATTGATCGAGATCAACCGGACCTACACCCAGATTGCAACCATCCTGCAACAGCAGAGCGACCTGCACAAATCGGCGATCGAGAAGCTCGCCGACGTGCCGACCTGAGCGGAGGGCTGATCCATGCGCGCACTTTATACCGCAGCGACCGGGATGGCGGCCCAGGAGCTCAACGTCCAGGTGATCTCCAACAACATCGCCAACCTGCAGACCACCGGCTACAAGAAGCAACGCGCCGCGTTCCAGGACCTGATCTACGACCACGTGAAACGCGTCGGCGCCCAGGCCTCCGCCCAGAACACCATCCTGCCGATGGGCATCGACCTCGGCGGCGGCGTCAAGACGGTCGGCACGCCGCGCATGATGACCCAGGGCACGCTGTCGCCGACCGGCAACGACCTCGACATCGCGATCCGCGGCGAAGGCTTCTTCAAGATCCTGATGCCGGACGGCACCTTCACCTACAGCCGCGACGGCTCGTTCCAGATGGACAACCAGGGCCGCATCGTCAACGCGCAGGGCAACCCGGTGCAGCCGACGATCACGATCCCGCAGAACGCGTCGGGCATCACCATCAACGCCCAGGGCCAGGTCTCGGTGACGCTGCCGGGCCAGACCGCCTCGACCACGATCGGCCAGATCGGCCTGACCCGGTTCATCAACAAGGCGGGCCTCAACCCGATCGGCGACAATCTGTTCACGGAGACGCCGGCGTCCGGCCAGCCGCAGGACGGCACCGCCAACACCGACGGTTATGGCGACATGCAGCAGGGCAACCTCGAGCAGGCCAATGTCGAGGTGGTCAGCGAAATCTCCAATCTGATCGCGGCGCAGCGCGCCTACGAGATGAACTCCAAGGTGGTCTCGGCCGCCGACCAGATGATGCAGACCACCTCTCAACTGTTCCGCTGAGGATGATGTCGATGATCGCCCGCCCGCTCCTGATCGCCGCCGCGCTGGTCGCGCTCACCGTGACGCCGCTCGCCGCGCAAAGCCGCAGCGAGACCATCGCGGTGCCCGTGCTGCGCGCCAGCGTCACGGTCGCGG from Bradyrhizobium genosp. L includes:
- a CDS encoding dicarboxylate/amino acid:cation symporter, whose amino-acid sequence is MQAVSKTQNPNRLTRAIMVSLVLGIAAGYACNTLASPEQAKAIAGYFAILSDIFLRMIKMIIAPLVFATIVSGISSLGASGGAVGRIAIKSLAWFIIASLVSLLVGLVLANLLQPGHGLGLALPEANTTTNVQTSSLNIKDFAAHVFPVSVVQAMAGNEVLQILVFSMFFGFALSAVKATLAPDVAKSIDQIVPVMLKFTDYVMRFAPVGVFAAMAAVVTTQGLGVLVTYGKFVSAFYFGLVVLWAIIIGAGSVVLGGRIKTLLRLLRQPMMIAFSTSSSEAAFPKMIEQLMKFGISERMTGFVLPLGYSFNLDGSMMYQTFAALFVAQAFNIEMPITTQIAMLLLLMVTSKGIAGVPRASLVVAAATLPTFGLPAGGLVLLIGIDAFLDMGRTMTNVIGNGVATAVVAKWEDELSEPAEEVAELMSTAAAG
- the flgG gene encoding flagellar basal-body rod protein FlgG — translated: MRALYTAATGMAAQELNVQVISNNIANLQTTGYKKQRAAFQDLIYDHVKRVGAQASAQNTILPMGIDLGGGVKTVGTPRMMTQGTLSPTGNDLDIAIRGEGFFKILMPDGTFTYSRDGSFQMDNQGRIVNAQGNPVQPTITIPQNASGITINAQGQVSVTLPGQTASTTIGQIGLTRFINKAGLNPIGDNLFTETPASGQPQDGTANTDGYGDMQQGNLEQANVEVVSEISNLIAAQRAYEMNSKVVSAADQMMQTTSQLFR
- the fliM gene encoding flagellar motor switch protein FliM, whose protein sequence is MAGNDQMDQDAIAAQWEASLDSEDPAAAAAEAAKNELTESMSLQWAAMVEDGSRDFGGKNANGERVLSQEEIDNLLGFTVGDVNLDDNSGIRAIIDSAMVSYERLPMLEIVFDRLVRLMTTSLRNFTSDNVEVSLDRITSVRFGDYMNSIPLPAVLSVFKAEEWENFGLATVDSSLIYSMIDVLLGGRRGQTQLRIEGRPYTTIETNLVKRLVEVVLADAEQAFRPLSPVTFTIDRLETNPRFAAISRPANAAILVRLRIDMEDRGGNVELLLPYATIEPIRNVLLQMFMGEKFGRDPIWEGHFATEVAQAEIAVDAVLYEADIPLKQLMKLKVGDTLPLEIGADALVSVRCGNVTLTEGRMGRVGDRVAIRVTKNLRKPQTTFAMFEKADEQTKMMEAP
- the fliL gene encoding flagellar basal body-associated protein FliL → MADGDKTEGEGAAPAPKKSKLKLIIAAVGILVVVGGGAGWFFFMRGHGDEQHAEAAPPPKPPSFVDIPDMLVNLVGAPGERVQYLKLKLVLEVKEEKQAEAIKPALPRVTDLFQTYMRELRPSDLNGSAGLFRLKEELTKRVNLALAPNQVNAVLFKEVVIQ
- the flgF gene encoding flagellar basal-body rod protein FlgF, with the protein product MQNTLLVGLSKQMVLERQIDVVANNIANMNTNGYKADRSLFQEYLASNAHEDNFVSADRRVSFVQDRATYRDLSQGPTEETKNPLDVAIDGAGYLVVQTPAGERYTRDGNLQINNRGQLVTSDGYQVLGDSGPIVFQQTDHDINIAADGYVSVLEGTATLDSVRGKLRLVSFAQAQRLLKEGSNLYSQGEGNAPVADTKSSLRQGFIEKSNVNSVTEMSRLIEINRTYTQIATILQQQSDLHKSAIEKLADVPT
- a CDS encoding aminotransferase class V-fold PLP-dependent enzyme; translated protein: MSQHYDVAAVRKAFPAAEHVVYLDSGFQTPLSRPVKEAYERFLCEGFETAGPKQIWLNRLEETRGKVATLLGAKPNEIAFTKNTSESMNIAANALPLRAGDKVLMIHGDHPNNAYAFLNLRKKGVEIVFIPMTEVVDAESFRPHIDDKTRAISMSHVTFHAGHRFDVESVGELCAQHLLYFIVDAMQGIGVVPIDAKAVKATFIGSGTHKGLLVPQGLGLLYWDAMRTELEPAYLAAASLAEPPQDFIASPDNMALPATASRFELGNFNLPAVHGLGAAIDFIDAVGIENIQRHCFDLGDYLIDHLDRLDVGLVGPRERQHRAPHIYVIALPATDWLDYFTQNGIRVSPERDGIRVSLGMFNTKADIDRLIEAIRARNAPSVQARTAVLSKLG
- a CDS encoding IclR family transcriptional regulator, yielding MAKQPENANDGPLDRAIAILTFVAEQKKALTAAEIATALDLPLPTAHRLIGNLESRGLIQKALGTKRYTVGSRLVTLAAKTIGAAFRTVRRHAVLSAVADRIGEQCEIGVVRDNVVVYVDSVRSKQHQGLQFNPGEAAPLHCTSTGKIYMSRLPIKVRQRLVRSLPLVRFTPTTVDDPEALLALLEETRHRGWAKTNEEFVRGVVGCAVPIVSPEGDLIACLGVSVPAARVGFAGLDAFIAPLQEAASLLSQTILQDHDDDLVDSQFSE
- a CDS encoding MotE family protein, which translates into the protein MKLLRDIRVIPVVLVAIFGLMVLKVAGLVLDGGYVFGGEAQAAGPAGPPGPSWAQENFNFPGGSKAVDSRAKGDPGDITGSVEGKDKEKDAKKEEAPKPAAPAAEAAKPDGVVVNLDQPAPVSASERAILERLQARRQELEQRAREVEIRESLLKAAEKRISAKVEEAKANDAKATADAQAQAAAEAARFKGIVTMYENMKPKDAAKVFDRLDMGVLYQIASQIQPRKMSDILGLMNPEAAERLTVELARRAGGDKSASTDDLPKIEGRMLTPKGN
- a CDS encoding DUF6468 domain-containing protein, which gives rise to MSHVLGLAIESLVAVLLMLTIGYCWLLNKRLQRLKADEHSLKATIAELITATEIAERAIGGLKHAVRDVNENLGNQLEAATQMTAHLKNQLLEGDHVVRRLSKIALAARPSEPVAAAPVPAPVPVAPAPRVSAARAVAAAAEAFTERRRANGLAA